The DNA window ACaatttggaaaaatataatggtCCATGGGAAGAAAAgggaaataagaaaaaagaagaaaaagaaggtGATGTATTGCtaagaaatgataaaaattttaaaaatacaaaaattgatgaagaaataaaaaatgataatgaagGTCCAAAaacaagaacaaaaaaaaatgtattcatGAAATTAGAACCTTGTACATTTGAGGAAGCaattaatagaaatataataaatgagaaaaatacCATATACAATGATAAAATAGTTTCAACcttacatataaatgatgAATCTGATGATTATTGTAATAAGTCATGGTTTCAATTACCAGCAGAATATAAAGATAGAGATTTTAtaatagaagaaaattttcctccaaaaaaagaaatttatatatataaaggacACAAAATGGGTGTACAGAAAATTCGCTTCTTCCCAAAATATGGAAACTATATTTTATCTGCTTCTTTAGATcatacattaaaattatggGGAGTATATAAATCAAAAAGCTGCGTAAGAACGTACAAGGGACATTTTAAGGGAGTTAAAGATGTCACATTTGATAAGGATGGAATGAATTTTTTGAGTTGTagttatgataataatgtaatatattggGATACtgaatatggaaaaataaaaggagtTTACAGTCAAAGAAAAACACCATATTGTTTATGTTTAAATCATGATGATCCAAATACATTCTTAGTTGGTGGtgctaataataaaatttgtcATATTGATTTTAGAACGGGGAATATTGAATTAGAATATAATGAACATTTACAAGCCATAAATACGATTACCTTatgtgaaaataataaaaaattaataagtaCGTcagatgataaaaaaatatttatttggGAATATGGTTTACCTGTCgttgttaaatatatatcggATGCTTCCATGTTTTCAATAACATCTGTTTCAGTGCATCcaagtaataatttttttttatgtcaatccatgaataatataataacagtTTATGAAGCTACAGGTAAGTTTCGATTATTTTcgaaaaaaacatttaaggGGCATCAAAATATTGGATACTCTATTAACGTTTCATGTAGCAATGATGGAAAATACGTTATTAGTGGAGATAGTAACGGAAGCTTATTTATTTGGAATTGGAAAAAAATGTCGAATTTTAAGAATATCAAAGCACATAAAAACGTTTGTATAGATTGTGCATGGCATCCTTTTAAAACCTCCATGTTAGCTACAGCAAGCTGGGACACGACAATTAAATTGTGggaatgagaaaaaaaaaaaaaaaaagaagaaattttttttcttcataaagtttttatataatttagtaattattaatatttttttttggacaATCCACTGTTATACcaccttatttttttttttttgtttgtttcaTATTCACTTTTTACGTAttgcttttatatatatatgtatatatgagcCCCATATTTGTTTGATAGTCCTTCTTAGGAAgtaaatatgcatacacaagagtttttttacatactaagacttttttttcttttaattttgtttactCTGAATTTTTGAAAGCACTGTTTGTGCATTTTTTGTAAGTaacatttttgaaatattatgtatatgaagAATGAATTTAACTTGAaagatcaaaaaaaaaaaaaaaaaagattgaACGAAAATAAACTCAAACTCTTGACATATAAAATTCACATTAATTCGGTGTGTATTTGAAAGagaaacatgaaaaaataaaaatcaacaacaacaaaaaaaaagacaattatattctatataagaACATAAAAGATTGTACCATTTATATTCAGGAAGGTTGTGAGAAAAGAGATCAGCGTGTCATGAGAAGTCTGTAaagagaaaaggaaaaaaaggaaaagaatcATTTTTGAacttatattgaaaattttgaaatttatGCAATATTAGGATAAAACAGTTGCATTCTTAAATGGTAAAATGTGCTCATACATACGCATGTAATGTTTTGTCGTTTTCAAGAAGTATCACtagtttatgtatatatatatatatatatctatatttgtGTGCATAAACGCGCATAAAAGTTACATTCATCAAAAAAGGAATTCAAGTAATTGAGAACGTTCAGGTTATCCGTGCGTATTTGAACCATTGttgatttttcatatatatgaaaaaccATTAGTAAATGATGTTTTGGAGGCAGAAATATTCCTACAAATTTGTTGATAACATCATAGTTTATACTAATATTGCTGCTTTTTTgacttttttttccccccttGCTCAttaagtaataattttttttacacttggaataaatattttttgtaagtatttttttatttaatttgtatttcGCACTATTACTACTTGTTAATCTAATGTTTTTGTTCCTTTTCAATTTCATTCCTATGatttcattatatacattaagaGAAAATTTGTATTTCATATATTGCTTAACAAATGAAGACTgttcattataatatattgtagTCTCAGAttcgtttttattattttctctttttttttcttttttttctgcaaTATTCTGCTTTCCTTTTGAATTTGTAATTacatcatcattattattggAACTAGTTAAACTAATATAGAACATGTCATTCAAACGTTTCGGCTTATAgtatgtatgaatatattttcttttctcttttttttttattgcaactttattactgttactgcTAGTAGTGGTAGTAGTAGTTACAGTAGTATTCGTAGTgcactttttgtttttatttttatttatatttgaattattcTCTACATC is part of the Plasmodium malariae genome assembly, chromosome: 14 genome and encodes:
- the PRP17 gene encoding pre-mRNA-processing factor 17, putative, coding for MDLLKEYDDSEELEIDECEKKSNEKNKLNNNNMITAHNVGQDHNTDTINDESQIINTTCLMNSMNSAPDVNTFDMEIKNYKEKYKNIEKKIMFDDPAFHNILNKPQQGPSINAHYNFLKNASKNHYNGSIETTFINKCIFDYQYNNFNVTGIAENPALKNYYKSNYQNYLIARNRDWDVENNEQSYAKRSKKKRGKNESEKDNYNLEKYNGPWEEKGNKKKEEKEGDVLLRNDKNFKNTKIDEEIKNDNEGPKTRTKKNVFMKLEPCTFEEAINRNIINEKNTIYNDKIVSTLHINDESDDYCNKSWFQLPAEYKDRDFIIEENFPPKKEIYIYKGHKMGVQKIRFFPKYGNYILSASLDHTLKLWGVYKSKSCVRTYKGHFKGVKDVTFDKDGMNFLSCSYDNNVIYWDTEYGKIKGVYSQRKTPYCLCLNHDDPNTFLVGGANNKICHIDFRTGNIELEYNEHLQAINTITLCENNKKLISTSDDKKIFIWEYGLPVVVKYISDASMFSITSVSVHPSNNFFLCQSMNNIITVYEATGKFRLFSKKTFKGHQNIGYSINVSCSNDGKYVISGDSNGSLFIWNWKKMSNFKNIKAHKNVCIDCAWHPFKTSMLATASWDTTIKLWE